In Longimicrobium sp., the DNA window CACCCGGAGCGCGACTTCTTCGTGGTGGGGATGAAGAGCTACGGCCGCGCGCCCACCTTCCTGCTGCTGACCGGATACGAGCAGGTGCGCTCGATCGTCTGCGCGCTGACGGGAGACATGGAAGGCGCACGCGACGTGCAGCTGGTGCTCCCGGAAACCGGCGTCTGCTCCACCGACGTGGGCGGCGCCACCTGCTGCGCGGCCGAGGGCGACGAGCCCGCGCCCATCGGTGGGTCGTGCGGCATCTCCGGGGGATGCGCGAGCCCCGCGAAGTCCTCGGGTCCGGGGCTGCCGGTGGTGGCGTGCTGCGGATGAGCACGCACGCGCTCGGTGCGGATGGATCGACCCGCCCCGCCGGGCGCCTGTACTACGGGTGGATCCTGGTCCTGGCGCTCGGCGTGACGGAAATGGTTTCGTACGGCACCCTGTCGTACGCCTTTCCCGTGTTCATCGCGCCGATGCAGGCCGAGTTGGGCTGGTCGGCGACGGCCATCACCGGCGGGTTCTCGCTGGCGCTGCTGGTGGCGGGTGCGGCGGCGGTGCCGGCCGGGCGCTGGGTAGACCGGCACGGCGCGCGCGGGCTGATGGCGTGCGGCTCCGTCGTGGCCGCTGCCGTGCTCCTCGCCTGGTCCGGAGTGGAGCACCTGTGGGAGTTCTACGCGCTTTCCGCCGCGCTTGGCGTGGCGATGGCCGCCGTGCTGTACGAGCCGGCGTTCGCCCTGGTCGCCAACTGGTTCGTGCGGATGCGCGGACGGGCGCTGACGGTCCTTACGTTTCTGGGCGGGTTCGCGAGTGTCGTCTTCGTCCCGCTGGCGACGGAGCTGGTGCGGGTTCACGGGTGGCGGCAGGCGCTGGTGTGGCTGGCGGCCATCCTCGCGGTGCTGACCATCCCGCCGCACGCGCTGCTCCTTCGCCGCCGCCCAGAAGACCACGGGCTGCACCCGGACGGCGCGCGCGAGCCCTCGCCCCGAGCCGCCACCGTGCGCACGTCCTCCAGCGACCTCCGGACCCTCGTGCACGATGCCTCGTT includes these proteins:
- a CDS encoding MFS transporter, producing MSTHALGADGSTRPAGRLYYGWILVLALGVTEMVSYGTLSYAFPVFIAPMQAELGWSATAITGGFSLALLVAGAAAVPAGRWVDRHGARGLMACGSVVAAAVLLAWSGVEHLWEFYALSAALGVAMAAVLYEPAFALVANWFVRMRGRALTVLTFLGGFASVVFVPLATELVRVHGWRQALVWLAAILAVLTIPPHALLLRRRPEDHGLHPDGAREPSPRAATVRTSSSDLRTLVHDASFPWLAASFGLAALASTSVFVHLLPLLLERGYSPGFAASALGAVGLMALPGRLLFTPLGDRCPRSVVTAALFAAQALGLLALLSGQGPWASWAFVVLFGAGSGAITPARAALVADVYGRERYGSVGGALALVVSIARASAPVGASLVAVAGGYAALLSILVILSIVAAAAVLASARPIPIASTPALS